A single window of Paenibacillus sp. FSL H8-0537 DNA harbors:
- a CDS encoding LLM class flavin-dependent oxidoreductase codes for MMGGGSENRQLYMSVAIDGLDYLECVQLAEAAERACLHAILVPDSSMSPKPLDATGLIGQRGSANGDAASSAVLEPFTLLAALSASTSTIGLIAEIHTAFHEPFHAARKLAALDYMSGGRAGCLVLPGQENAAANFARTDQLQMRQPCYEAAAAAEFGEALRQLWDSWDDDALMYDKQAGLQFDEAKVREVHYAGRYYSTRGPLNIARPPQGYPPLVARIREQADKLAAASGADVIIIEPQSLEEAAELGCELRELLRQQGRQPEQCRILASVTPLVQSSANNHAECSLQMGGGFEGGAIEVQHSREGNVQQLAEWMRKWQLSGAVDGFHMELLPHAALDSFRYVEERLIPELQKRGIFRQAAIDGGTLRDQLALPRPINSFHAMR; via the coding sequence ATGATGGGCGGTGGAAGCGAGAATCGCCAGCTGTACATGAGCGTTGCAATAGATGGCCTTGATTACCTGGAGTGCGTGCAGCTTGCGGAAGCGGCAGAGCGTGCTTGTCTGCACGCTATCCTTGTTCCGGACAGCAGCATGAGTCCGAAGCCGCTGGACGCAACGGGACTTATCGGTCAAAGGGGCTCGGCCAATGGTGATGCCGCGTCTTCTGCCGTGCTGGAGCCATTTACTTTGCTGGCGGCCTTGTCGGCTTCGACGAGTACGATTGGCCTCATTGCGGAAATCCATACCGCCTTCCATGAACCTTTTCACGCGGCGCGCAAACTGGCTGCACTGGATTATATGAGCGGCGGCAGAGCAGGCTGTCTTGTGCTGCCGGGGCAGGAAAATGCCGCTGCAAATTTCGCTCGAACCGATCAGCTGCAAATGCGCCAGCCCTGCTACGAGGCTGCCGCCGCTGCGGAGTTTGGTGAAGCCTTGCGGCAATTGTGGGACAGCTGGGATGACGATGCGCTTATGTATGATAAGCAGGCAGGGCTGCAATTTGATGAAGCGAAGGTGCGCGAGGTCCATTATGCAGGACGCTATTACAGTACGCGTGGCCCGCTGAATATTGCTCGTCCCCCGCAAGGCTACCCGCCACTGGTAGCTCGAATCAGGGAGCAGGCGGACAAGCTTGCTGCAGCCAGCGGGGCAGACGTCATCATTATTGAGCCGCAATCGCTGGAGGAAGCCGCCGAGCTAGGATGCGAGCTGCGAGAGCTGCTGCGCCAGCAGGGAAGGCAGCCGGAGCAATGCCGGATTTTGGCCAGTGTGACGCCGCTTGTACAAAGCAGTGCCAACAACCATGCGGAATGCTCATTGCAAATGGGTGGCGGCTTTGAAGGCGGGGCAATAGAGGTTCAGCATTCCCGTGAGGGAAATGTACAGCAATTAGCAGAATGGATGCGGAAGTGGCAGCTTTCAGGGGCAGTTGACGGTTTTCATATGGAGCTGCTGCCGCATGCTGCGCTTGACAGCTTCAGGTATGTTGAAGAACGGCTCATTCCAGAGCTGCAGAAAAGAGGGATATTTCGCCAGGCAGCGATTGATGGCGGGACGCTGCGGGATCAACTGGCGCTTCCAAGGCCGATTAATTCATTTCACGCCATGCGGTAA
- a CDS encoding LLM class flavin-dependent oxidoreductase: protein MISAKRSMHINLFLMNTGHHEASWRHPATDPRRITDLNYYRELGRIAERGKLDSLFLADTLVLPPTVEHKVLHGLEPFTLLSAIAAVTDKIGLIGTASTTFNDPFHIARKFASLDWISAGRAGWNIVTTASESAAYNFTDAALPPHDKRYRKAGEFVEVVKALWDSWEDDALVADKESGLYADMAKIHPLNHKGEHFAVSGPLNMPRSPQGHPLLVQAGSSEDGKSFAARVAEAVFTAQPTFESGQAFYADIKSRMQEFGRSPDELCILPGFFPIIGDTLAEAQDKQRELDELTIVAYGLKRLSTLFKIDLTDCPLDEPVPLHLLPRHEEINGNRGRYELVEGMARKEKLTLRQLIMRTAGSRGHASLTGTPLQIADELERWFVGRAADGFNLMPSHMPDGLSDFVDKVIPELQNRGLFRTEYTGNTLREHYGFSRPASRHKLEAHI, encoded by the coding sequence ATGATTTCAGCGAAGCGGAGCATGCATATTAATTTATTTCTGATGAACACCGGGCATCATGAGGCGTCATGGCGCCATCCGGCAACAGATCCCCGCCGCATTACCGATTTGAATTATTATCGTGAGCTTGGACGAATTGCTGAACGGGGAAAGCTGGACTCGTTGTTTCTCGCGGACACCTTAGTGCTGCCTCCGACAGTTGAGCATAAAGTGCTGCATGGACTGGAGCCGTTCACACTGCTGTCAGCCATCGCCGCCGTTACCGATAAGATTGGGCTGATTGGCACAGCCTCAACCACCTTTAACGATCCCTTCCATATTGCCCGCAAATTTGCCTCACTGGACTGGATCAGCGCAGGACGGGCTGGCTGGAACATTGTGACAACGGCAAGCGAAAGCGCAGCTTATAACTTTACGGATGCGGCTTTGCCGCCGCATGACAAGCGCTATCGCAAGGCAGGCGAATTCGTAGAGGTAGTGAAGGCGCTGTGGGACAGCTGGGAGGATGATGCGCTCGTTGCCGATAAGGAAAGCGGCTTATACGCCGATATGGCGAAAATCCATCCGCTGAATCATAAGGGCGAGCATTTCGCGGTGAGCGGCCCGCTTAATATGCCGCGCTCCCCTCAAGGCCACCCGCTGCTCGTACAGGCGGGGTCATCCGAGGATGGCAAATCATTCGCTGCAAGGGTGGCGGAAGCGGTATTCACTGCTCAGCCTACCTTCGAGAGTGGACAGGCCTTCTACGCAGACATCAAGTCGCGTATGCAGGAGTTTGGGCGGAGCCCGGACGAGCTGTGCATTTTGCCGGGTTTTTTCCCGATTATCGGCGATACGCTAGCTGAGGCGCAGGACAAGCAGCGTGAGCTGGATGAATTGACGATTGTTGCATATGGGCTGAAGCGGCTGTCGACACTGTTCAAGATCGATTTGACGGATTGTCCGCTCGATGAGCCAGTACCGCTCCATCTGCTGCCGCGTCATGAGGAAATCAACGGCAATCGAGGGCGCTATGAGCTCGTTGAAGGTATGGCCCGCAAGGAAAAGCTGACGCTCAGGCAGTTGATTATGCGCACCGCAGGATCACGCGGACATGCATCGCTTACGGGTACGCCGCTGCAAATTGCGGACGAGCTGGAGCGGTGGTTTGTCGGCAGGGCGGCGGACGGTTTTAATTTAATGCCTTCGCATATGCCAGATGGACTGAGCGATTTCGTCGACAAGGTCATTCCCGAGCTGCAAAACAGGGGCTTGTTCCGTACCGAATATACGGGAAATACATTAAGAGAGCATTACGGGTTCAGTCGTCCTGCCAGCAGGCATAAACTGGAGGCTCATATATGA
- a CDS encoding LLM class flavin-dependent oxidoreductase: protein MKATDRQLHLNVFLMGNGHHEAAWRLPGSSPQDVTNARYYVKLLQTAERGKLDSLFLADSYALPPTIRYKVLQSLEPFTLLSALAMLTSRIGLIGTASTTYSHPYHVARQFASLDFISGGRAAWNIVTSTNDATAHNFADEKLPEHGERYKRAAEFLEVVQRLWDSWEDDALVQDKESGIYADPGSIHEIRHEGSYFSVRGALNLPRPPQGQPVRVQAGASETGKEFAAHAAEVVFTAQNSFADGCLFYTDLKSRMKKYGRQQDELKILPGFCPIIGDTEAEARDREAALHDHIQFDYGLLRLSNLFSTDMTGFELDGPVPVDFLAQQSEVNGHRGRYQLYVELARREKLTMRQLIIKTAASRGHYSMVGTPVQIADEMEKWWRGGAADGFNVMPPYLPEGLELFVDKVVPELQNRGIFRSEYTGTTLREHYGLQRPASIYGRTGQLAAKR, encoded by the coding sequence ATGAAGGCGACCGACAGGCAGCTTCACCTGAATGTGTTTCTTATGGGCAATGGCCATCATGAGGCCGCTTGGCGGCTGCCGGGAAGCAGCCCGCAGGATGTTACAAATGCCCGCTATTACGTCAAGCTGCTGCAAACGGCGGAGCGTGGCAAGCTCGATTCCTTATTTTTGGCTGATTCGTATGCGCTGCCCCCGACTATCCGATACAAGGTGCTGCAAAGCTTGGAGCCGTTTACGCTGCTTTCTGCGCTTGCTATGCTGACTAGTCGGATTGGATTAATCGGTACGGCTTCGACGACTTACAGCCATCCGTATCATGTGGCGCGGCAGTTTGCTTCGCTTGATTTTATTAGCGGCGGCCGTGCCGCTTGGAACATTGTGACATCAACCAATGATGCCACTGCCCACAACTTTGCTGATGAGAAGCTTCCGGAGCATGGGGAGCGTTATAAGCGCGCTGCAGAGTTTTTGGAAGTGGTGCAGCGGCTGTGGGACAGCTGGGAGGACGATGCGCTTGTACAGGATAAGGAGAGCGGCATTTACGCTGATCCTGGCAGCATACACGAGATACGCCATGAAGGCAGCTATTTTTCGGTGCGAGGCGCACTGAATTTGCCGAGGCCCCCGCAAGGGCAGCCCGTACGGGTGCAGGCCGGCGCTTCGGAGACGGGCAAGGAATTCGCGGCGCATGCAGCGGAGGTCGTGTTTACGGCACAAAACAGCTTCGCGGACGGCTGCCTCTTTTATACGGATTTGAAATCGCGAATGAAGAAATATGGAAGGCAGCAGGATGAGCTGAAAATATTGCCGGGGTTTTGCCCGATTATCGGCGATACGGAAGCTGAAGCTAGGGATAGGGAGGCCGCGCTTCATGACCACATCCAATTTGATTACGGTCTGCTGCGTCTCTCTAATTTGTTCAGCACCGACATGACCGGGTTTGAGCTGGATGGACCGGTACCCGTCGATTTTCTGGCGCAGCAAAGCGAAGTGAATGGCCACCGCGGACGCTACCAGCTTTATGTGGAGCTTGCCCGCCGGGAAAAGCTGACGATGCGTCAGCTGATTATCAAAACGGCCGCCTCGCGCGGACATTATTCGATGGTAGGCACGCCAGTGCAAATTGCCGATGAAATGGAAAAATGGTGGCGCGGCGGAGCGGCAGACGGCTTTAATGTCATGCCTCCATATTTGCCGGAGGGGCTGGAGCTGTTCGTGGACAAGGTGGTGCCGGAGCTGCAAAACCGCGGTATTTTTCGCAGTGAATATACAGGAACAACTTTAAGGGAGCATTATGGCCTGCAGCGCCCTGCCAGCATCTATGGGCGGACGGGGCAATTGGCAGCCAAGAGATAA
- a CDS encoding LLM class flavin-dependent oxidoreductase yields the protein MSYGKKKMHLNLFLRNTGHHEASWRHPGSDPNGVTDIDYYIKLAKIAEAGKLDSLFLADSYGLPPTMQFLVQQALEPFTLLSALAIATGRIGLIGTASTTYNEPFHVARKFNSLDHISRGRAGFNIVTSTGNATAFNFGAAPLPEHTDRYERAGEFMEVAKGLWDSWEEDAVVADKAQGLYVDPDKLHEINHVGRHFCVLGPLNLPRSPQGHPVLVQAGASDTGREFASRMAEAVFTAQNTLEDGRSFYADVKGRMAKYGRSPEQIKILPGFCPVIGDTSAEAKEKERELNELTQPEYGVYRLSNLLKMDLRGYPLDGPLPFAELAKNHEINSQKARHQLYLELAQRENLTIRQLILRTATSRGHYSMSGTPIEIADEMERWIKQGAADGFNLMPPYFPSGLEEFVDKVIPELQNRGLFRTDYEGTTLREHYGLERPERSSSRQSVISAQ from the coding sequence ATGAGTTATGGCAAAAAGAAGATGCATTTGAACTTGTTTCTGCGAAATACAGGGCATCACGAAGCGTCATGGCGCCATCCGGGCAGCGACCCGAATGGGGTGACGGATATCGACTATTATATAAAGCTGGCGAAAATTGCCGAAGCGGGCAAGCTGGATTCGCTATTTCTCGCCGATTCCTACGGCCTGCCGCCAACGATGCAGTTTCTGGTGCAGCAGGCGCTGGAGCCGTTCACACTGCTATCGGCACTCGCGATTGCGACAGGCCGCATCGGATTGATCGGGACGGCTTCGACAACCTATAATGAGCCCTTCCATGTCGCCCGCAAATTCAATTCGCTGGATCATATTAGCCGGGGCCGGGCGGGCTTTAACATTGTAACCTCGACGGGCAATGCGACGGCCTTCAACTTTGGCGCGGCTCCGCTGCCGGAGCATACCGACCGTTATGAGCGGGCTGGCGAGTTTATGGAGGTGGCGAAGGGGCTATGGGACAGCTGGGAAGAGGACGCGGTCGTTGCCGATAAGGCGCAGGGACTTTATGTGGACCCGGATAAGCTGCATGAAATCAACCATGTTGGCCGCCATTTCTGTGTGTTGGGGCCGTTAAATTTGCCGAGGTCGCCACAAGGACATCCCGTGCTGGTACAAGCGGGAGCATCGGATACCGGCAGAGAGTTTGCCTCTCGTATGGCGGAGGCTGTTTTTACCGCGCAAAATACGCTTGAGGATGGACGGAGCTTTTATGCGGATGTGAAAGGACGGATGGCGAAATATGGCCGCTCGCCAGAGCAAATTAAAATTTTGCCGGGCTTTTGTCCGGTCATCGGCGATACATCGGCGGAGGCGAAGGAGAAGGAGCGCGAGCTGAATGAGCTGACCCAGCCGGAATACGGGGTGTACCGTTTATCCAATTTACTGAAGATGGACTTGCGCGGTTATCCGCTCGATGGTCCGCTGCCTTTCGCAGAGCTGGCGAAAAATCATGAAATCAATTCGCAAAAAGCACGGCATCAGCTGTATCTGGAGCTGGCGCAGCGGGAAAACCTGACGATCCGGCAGCTTATATTGCGGACAGCAACGTCGCGTGGACATTATTCGATGTCAGGCACGCCGATTGAAATTGCCGATGAGATGGAGCGCTGGATAAAGCAGGGGGCAGCAGATGGCTTTAATTTGATGCCGCCTTACTTCCCGAGCGGACTAGAGGAATTTGTCGATAAGGTCATTCCCGAGCTGCAAAATCGCGGTCTGTTCCGCACCGATTATGAAGGCACGACGCTGCGGGAGCATTACGGGCTGGAGCGGCCAGAGCGCTCTTCATCCAGGCAGTCGGTTATTTCCGCCCAATAA
- a CDS encoding nitroreductase: protein MHTDKSALPNTVSQLIKERRTVRVFKEDPVSVETLTELLDVAVWAPNHNLREPWRFIVYEGEGRKIFADAVLSTFSPEELAKYGEHRMKEYMLTPLHLMVVLKEDPRQKQWDEDFSAVCCLIQNLQLAAWEKGIGMVWKSNPYMYNPKFRDESGVGVQPGEKIVAVLHIGYPRVIPHAAPRTPARELLTIVNK from the coding sequence ATGCATACGGACAAGTCCGCTCTGCCGAATACGGTATCGCAACTCATAAAGGAAAGGCGCACGGTGAGGGTTTTCAAGGAAGATCCGGTATCCGTGGAGACATTGACGGAGCTGCTCGATGTAGCGGTCTGGGCCCCTAATCATAATTTGCGCGAGCCTTGGCGTTTTATCGTGTATGAAGGGGAGGGGCGCAAAATTTTCGCAGATGCGGTGCTGTCCACCTTCTCGCCGGAGGAGCTGGCAAAGTATGGCGAGCACCGGATGAAGGAGTACATGCTTACCCCGCTGCATTTAATGGTCGTGCTCAAGGAGGACCCGCGTCAAAAGCAGTGGGATGAGGATTTTTCGGCCGTATGCTGTCTCATTCAAAATCTTCAGCTTGCCGCCTGGGAGAAGGGAATTGGCATGGTGTGGAAGTCGAATCCTTACATGTATAATCCGAAATTTCGCGATGAGTCTGGTGTAGGCGTACAGCCGGGTGAAAAAATTGTCGCCGTGCTCCATATTGGCTATCCGCGAGTGATTCCCCATGCTGCCCCGCGTACTCCAGCGCGTGAGCTTCTTACAATTGTTAACAAATAA
- a CDS encoding iron ABC transporter permease: MSRFTLSASAPLWPVIVVLIAANFIVLSMSIMIGEYPVPLSQAWKTIIGIGEPEYEFVVNQLRFPRSLVAFLVGCGLALSGAILQGITRNPLAAPGVIGINGGAALMAVTAIIALPSVPIALLPFIAFSGALGAAALTYFLAWRRGAAPMRLLLVGVGVGAASHAYITFWMTTRHVQNIKQAMIWLMGSTYGRTWDHFWPLLPWLLILFPTALLMSRTLDILKLGDELSIGLGSSVERSRGLLLLISVSLAGASVAMAGTIGFIGLMGPHIARQLVGQTSRRLLSVSALVGGLIVMSADLLGRALLPPIEIPTGIITTAIGAPYLIYLLYRNRNRP, encoded by the coding sequence ATGTCCCGTTTCACTTTATCCGCCTCCGCCCCTTTGTGGCCCGTCATAGTTGTCCTGATTGCCGCCAATTTTATCGTTCTCTCGATGAGCATTATGATCGGAGAATATCCTGTACCGCTGTCACAAGCGTGGAAAACGATCATCGGCATTGGCGAGCCTGAATATGAGTTTGTCGTCAATCAGCTGCGCTTTCCAAGGTCGCTGGTAGCCTTTCTAGTCGGCTGCGGGCTGGCGCTGTCAGGTGCCATTTTACAAGGGATTACCCGCAATCCGCTGGCTGCCCCAGGTGTTATTGGCATTAACGGAGGTGCTGCCTTAATGGCGGTTACCGCCATTATTGCCCTGCCATCGGTGCCGATTGCGCTGCTGCCTTTTATTGCGTTTAGCGGGGCGCTTGGAGCGGCTGCGCTTACGTATTTTCTTGCTTGGCGACGTGGAGCTGCACCAATGCGGCTGCTGCTTGTCGGCGTAGGGGTGGGCGCGGCCTCACACGCATATATTACCTTTTGGATGACGACGCGTCACGTTCAGAACATTAAGCAGGCGATGATCTGGCTGATGGGAAGTACATATGGAAGAACATGGGATCATTTTTGGCCGCTGCTTCCTTGGCTGCTCATTTTGTTTCCGACAGCGCTTCTTATGTCGCGGACCTTGGATATTTTGAAGCTTGGCGATGAGCTATCCATCGGGCTTGGCAGCTCGGTTGAGCGTTCACGCGGCCTTTTACTGCTCATCAGCGTAAGCTTGGCTGGCGCTTCTGTCGCGATGGCCGGCACCATTGGGTTTATTGGCTTGATGGGACCGCATATTGCGAGGCAATTGGTGGGCCAGACGAGCCGCAGGCTGCTAAGCGTATCGGCTTTAGTTGGCGGCTTGATCGTGATGTCTGCCGACCTGCTGGGACGTGCGCTGCTGCCGCCTATTGAAATCCCTACAGGCATTATAACGACAGCTATTGGAGCGCCCTATTTAATCTATTTGCTGTACCGCAATCGCAATCGTCCATAA
- a CDS encoding iron ABC transporter permease, producing the protein MNIRLMGIVLGIVFVILGLAASIAVGKSMVPLHTVIDAFTSFDGSREHLIVRTVRVPRALMAMMVGASLGMAGSIMQAISRNPLAGPEMLGSNYGAALLLVISMFVFGFTSSLVHMWAALLGAGLACLVVFMLGSLGRGGLTSIKLILAGATINMLLASMVQGILIFSEESLDEMRFWMAGSLTGGSMEMFVRVLPYMLVGITGALALSRQINLLSLGDEVAQGLGLKIGLMKTAALFIVMFLMGGSVAIAGPIGFIGLAVPHIVRFMVGLDYRWIIPYSALFGAGLLLLADIAARFIFPYQELPAGVVTAMAGAPFLIYLAQRREKR; encoded by the coding sequence TTGAATATTCGGCTTATGGGCATTGTGCTCGGTATTGTATTTGTCATCCTTGGCCTTGCAGCCAGCATCGCTGTAGGAAAATCAATGGTTCCGCTTCATACGGTCATCGATGCGTTTACCTCATTTGACGGCTCAAGGGAGCATCTGATCGTTCGCACGGTCCGTGTGCCGCGCGCGCTAATGGCGATGATGGTCGGAGCATCGCTCGGGATGGCGGGAAGCATTATGCAGGCGATTAGCCGCAATCCGCTGGCGGGCCCCGAGATGCTCGGAAGCAACTATGGGGCGGCGCTGCTGCTCGTCATTTCCATGTTTGTATTTGGCTTTACGTCTTCGCTTGTCCATATGTGGGCGGCACTGCTCGGGGCTGGGCTTGCCTGTCTCGTAGTTTTTATGCTTGGCTCGCTGGGCCGGGGAGGCCTTACGTCCATTAAGCTGATTTTGGCGGGCGCCACAATCAATATGCTGCTTGCCTCCATGGTGCAGGGCATTCTTATTTTCAGCGAGGAGTCGCTGGATGAAATGCGCTTCTGGATGGCGGGTTCATTAACCGGTGGCAGTATGGAAATGTTCGTGCGCGTGCTGCCATACATGCTGGTCGGGATCACGGGCGCTCTGGCGCTCAGCCGGCAAATCAATTTGCTTAGTCTCGGCGATGAGGTTGCTCAGGGGCTGGGGCTGAAAATCGGCCTAATGAAGACGGCGGCGCTGTTCATCGTCATGTTCCTTATGGGAGGCTCTGTCGCTATTGCTGGGCCAATCGGCTTCATTGGTCTTGCGGTTCCGCATATCGTCAGATTTATGGTCGGACTGGATTATCGCTGGATTATTCCTTATTCTGCGCTGTTTGGAGCGGGCTTGCTGCTGCTGGCGGATATCGCCGCTCGCTTTATTTTTCCCTATCAGGAGCTTCCGGCAGGTGTAGTGACGGCGATGGCAGGCGCTCCCTTCCTCATTTATTTGGCTCAAAGGAGGGAGAAGCGATAA
- a CDS encoding iron-siderophore ABC transporter substrate-binding protein: MLFKLQINGQARAVLVLLLLMLVVSGCGAAANGTGGASPGQSSASPAAGESTQPTAEANAAGSTENRTFKHAMGETVVPPNPQKVVVLDNGALDNILALGVKPVGAPSIISVDDGFATYLTGTDGITNIGTVEQPSLETIASLKPDVIIGIKDTQEAIYEQLSQIAPTVFTEVGGAQWEANLAVHAAIVGKEAEGKKLIEQFDAHIAELHAKLGDSLNTTEVSLLRPRKDRVSVYLKPSFTGGVVERAGIKRPAVQSGDDDFNFNATEEQIADLDGDVIILFGRESEQEYFEQKIKSNPLWNTLKGVQNDRVYVASWEVWLSGHGIQAVNLMIDDLAKFLVKA, translated from the coding sequence ATGTTATTCAAGTTACAAATCAATGGGCAGGCGCGCGCGGTACTGGTGCTGCTGCTGCTGATGCTCGTCGTATCAGGCTGCGGAGCTGCGGCAAATGGAACTGGCGGTGCATCGCCTGGGCAAAGCAGTGCTAGTCCGGCTGCGGGAGAAAGCACTCAGCCAACCGCTGAAGCAAATGCTGCTGGGTCGACAGAAAATCGTACTTTCAAGCATGCGATGGGAGAAACAGTCGTTCCGCCTAATCCGCAGAAAGTGGTTGTATTGGATAATGGCGCACTTGATAATATACTTGCACTTGGCGTGAAGCCGGTTGGCGCGCCATCGATCATTTCGGTGGATGATGGCTTCGCCACTTATTTGACAGGAACAGATGGCATTACGAATATCGGAACGGTGGAGCAGCCGAGCTTGGAGACGATTGCCTCGTTGAAGCCAGATGTCATTATCGGCATCAAGGATACCCAGGAGGCTATTTATGAACAGCTTTCACAAATTGCGCCAACTGTATTTACTGAGGTAGGCGGCGCACAATGGGAGGCGAATCTGGCTGTGCACGCCGCTATTGTTGGCAAAGAAGCAGAGGGCAAGAAGCTGATTGAGCAATTTGATGCGCATATTGCAGAGCTGCACGCAAAGCTGGGCGATAGCTTGAATACGACGGAGGTTTCGCTGCTTCGTCCAAGGAAGGACCGCGTTTCCGTTTACTTGAAGCCTTCGTTCACTGGCGGTGTAGTAGAGCGTGCAGGCATTAAGCGTCCAGCTGTACAAAGCGGCGATGACGATTTTAACTTTAATGCGACAGAGGAACAAATTGCCGATCTGGACGGCGATGTCATTATTTTGTTCGGACGCGAAAGCGAGCAGGAATATTTTGAGCAAAAAATTAAAAGCAATCCGCTATGGAATACGCTCAAAGGTGTGCAAAATGATCGCGTCTACGTAGCGAGCTGGGAAGTTTGGCTCAGCGGGCATGGCATACAGGCCGTCAATCTTATGATTGACGATTTGGCTAAGTTCCTGGTCAAAGCGTAA
- a CDS encoding AraC family transcriptional regulator encodes MKRTMVFLSSIHKYSKPAHTSIQRTAPAPMLIFLTRGSGLLSMNGYERKLEALEPLLLLPGMSIRFQAGRGDFEYYVLMLDAVGIAKQRESRKVQLPELPAELFNSGIKLHSQQQISERIARLYETASQADKFESRPEREMMIQLQFQELYSTVLLELLELNRIPTSEKGMQESINYLHKHLHEKINLEQLASIAMLTPTSYSRKFKKVMGVTPFEYLAELRVKEAKAQLSLNGASVRSVSERIGFGSEFYFSRVFKAAVGISPNLYMKRHQLKIAVVACSSFDDSLRSLGIYPIASMNCFRYPGMGEAEHLRKVTGHLQTLMLLKPDLILIDRYHHNYEEPLKQIASTACLEHHADWRIALHKIAEMIGCELTEQTMLSELAQQTDDARKQLGRSVGSGSLTLMRVTHNAVRIQGAPDHPLNELLFTELGLTAGSSSPAIDHKVEMQPEQLSGLSIQSDYLFVQKLHHGPSSDQILQRMQSSPFWKKHEAVQSGRVRFIPNWYAMCWTPIGRKTIMDSLLLYTDGQHHA; translated from the coding sequence ATGAAACGTACAATGGTTTTTTTATCTTCCATTCACAAATACAGCAAACCCGCTCACACTTCTATTCAGCGGACGGCGCCCGCTCCGATGCTCATCTTTCTTACCCGAGGCTCCGGCCTCCTCTCTATGAACGGCTATGAGCGAAAGCTCGAAGCGCTTGAGCCGCTTCTGCTGCTTCCCGGCATGTCTATACGCTTCCAAGCAGGTCGCGGAGACTTTGAATATTATGTGCTGATGCTGGATGCCGTTGGTATCGCCAAACAGCGTGAAAGCCGGAAGGTACAGCTTCCCGAGCTGCCAGCCGAGCTGTTCAATAGTGGCATTAAACTGCACAGCCAGCAGCAAATCTCCGAGCGCATCGCACGCCTATATGAGACAGCCTCACAAGCCGATAAGTTCGAAAGCAGGCCTGAACGCGAGATGATGATTCAACTGCAATTTCAGGAGCTTTACAGCACAGTCCTGCTAGAGCTGCTGGAGCTTAATCGCATTCCAACATCTGAGAAGGGCATGCAGGAAAGCATTAACTACCTTCATAAACATCTGCATGAAAAAATCAATCTGGAGCAGCTTGCCAGTATCGCCATGCTGACGCCAACCTCCTACTCGCGCAAGTTTAAGAAGGTAATGGGCGTCACTCCCTTTGAATATTTAGCAGAGCTTCGGGTCAAGGAGGCGAAGGCCCAGCTCTCGCTGAATGGGGCGTCTGTCAGAAGTGTCTCCGAGCGGATTGGCTTTGGCAGCGAATTTTATTTCAGCCGGGTATTTAAAGCAGCGGTTGGCATTTCTCCCAATCTCTATATGAAGCGCCATCAATTAAAAATCGCGGTCGTCGCCTGCTCCAGCTTTGACGACAGCTTGCGCTCGCTCGGCATTTATCCGATAGCCAGCATGAACTGCTTCCGTTATCCCGGCATGGGAGAAGCCGAGCATCTGCGCAAAGTGACCGGACATTTGCAGACGCTGATGCTGCTTAAACCGGATTTGATTCTCATTGATCGCTATCATCATAACTACGAGGAGCCGCTTAAACAAATCGCCTCCACCGCTTGTCTGGAGCATCATGCCGACTGGCGTATCGCCTTGCACAAAATTGCGGAGATGATCGGCTGCGAGCTCACCGAGCAGACGATGCTCAGCGAGCTGGCGCAGCAAACCGACGACGCCCGCAAGCAGCTCGGCCGCTCCGTCGGCAGCGGTAGCCTGACGTTAATGCGGGTTACGCACAACGCCGTACGCATTCAAGGAGCGCCGGACCATCCGCTCAACGAGCTGCTGTTCACCGAGCTCGGACTAACGGCGGGCAGCTCTTCTCCAGCCATTGACCACAAGGTCGAAATGCAGCCGGAGCAGCTTAGCGGCCTATCCATTCAATCGGATTATTTGTTCGTTCAGAAGCTTCATCATGGACCGAGCAGCGATCAAATTTTGCAGCGAATGCAAAGCAGCCCCTTCTGGAAAAAGCATGAGGCTGTCCAGAGCGGCCGTGTACGCTTCATCCCAAATTGGTATGCCATGTGCTGGACGCCGATCGGCCGCAAAACGATTATGGATTCGCTGCTCCTCTATACGGACGGACAGCATCATGCCTAG